One genomic segment of Streptomyces sp. TLI_146 includes these proteins:
- a CDS encoding TetR/AcrR family transcriptional regulator, translating to MSELPLLPGTEAGSAPPERADAARNRARILAAAERLLAERDPASVTMEDIAKAAGVGRGTLYRRYPDRAAIARALLDEHERALQEKLLRGAPPLGPGEPGGRAASPGERLAAFYAEMVALLEAHLPLALGAETGAARYGTGAYGFWRAHVAHLVREAGLDDPQTLADQLLAPLAPELFRHQRELGLSGERVAAGLAVLAHRTLD from the coding sequence GTGAGTGAACTTCCGCTGCTGCCCGGGACCGAGGCCGGGTCCGCGCCCCCCGAGCGGGCGGACGCGGCCCGCAACCGGGCCCGGATCCTCGCGGCCGCCGAGCGGCTCCTCGCCGAGCGCGACCCCGCCTCGGTGACCATGGAGGACATCGCGAAGGCCGCCGGAGTCGGCCGGGGGACGCTGTACCGGCGCTATCCCGACCGCGCGGCGATCGCCCGCGCCCTGCTCGACGAGCACGAGCGGGCCCTCCAGGAGAAGCTGCTGCGCGGCGCACCGCCGCTGGGCCCGGGCGAACCGGGCGGGCGGGCCGCGTCACCGGGGGAGCGGCTGGCCGCGTTCTACGCCGAGATGGTCGCCCTCTTGGAGGCCCACCTCCCCCTGGCCCTCGGTGCGGAGACCGGGGCGGCCCGCTATGGGACGGGGGCGTACGGCTTCTGGCGCGCGCACGTCGCCCACCTGGTGCGCGAGGCCGGGCTCGACGACCCGCAGACGCTCGCCGACCAGCTACTGGCCCCGCTGGCCCCCGAGTTGTTCCGCCACCAGCGCGAGCTGGGCCTCAGCGGGG
- a CDS encoding multidrug efflux SMR transporter has protein sequence MPWIWLLLAGAVEVAWSQSIAPTEGFTRIPQTVLCLVLMMGAVYLLSRAMADLPPGISYAIFTGIGTVGAIVLGVAIRHEPLGPGRIAALLLIVAGLMVARLSAGEQ, from the coding sequence GTGCCATGGATCTGGCTGCTGCTCGCGGGCGCCGTCGAGGTCGCCTGGTCGCAGAGCATCGCCCCGACCGAGGGATTCACCAGGATCCCGCAGACCGTGCTCTGCCTCGTCCTGATGATGGGCGCGGTCTACCTGCTCTCCCGCGCCATGGCGGACCTGCCCCCGGGGATCTCGTACGCGATCTTCACGGGCATCGGCACGGTGGGGGCGATCGTGCTCGGCGTGGCGATCCGACACGAGCCGCTCGGCCCCGGCCGGATCGCGGCTCTGCTCCTGATCGTGGCGGGTCTGATGGTGGCGCGGCTGAGTGCGGGGGAGCAGTGA
- a CDS encoding FMN-dependent NADH-azoreductase, protein MPHLLHLDSSARRDSFSRRLGATFATAWRAAGGGTVTYRDLAAEPVPPIGEAWTRICDTLLREGITDIDRYTEAVRTDEERAAWAVVEPLLAELVAADVVLIGAPMYNFGVPAALKAWIDQVTFPKMVLAPRKFVVASARGGAYGPGLPREPYDHQGRYLLDFFRGHYAVDDAEIISAELVNARVDPALAARLDQHRESSAEATGAARELAGKLAHFTIGSTGRGE, encoded by the coding sequence ATGCCGCACCTCCTGCACCTCGACTCCAGCGCCCGCCGTGACTCCTTCTCCCGACGGCTCGGGGCGACCTTCGCGACCGCGTGGCGGGCGGCCGGCGGCGGCACCGTGACGTACCGGGACCTCGCCGCCGAGCCGGTGCCGCCGATCGGGGAGGCGTGGACCCGTATCTGCGACACACTGCTGCGCGAGGGCATCACCGACATCGACCGGTACACCGAGGCCGTCCGCACCGACGAGGAGCGCGCGGCCTGGGCGGTCGTCGAACCGCTCCTCGCCGAACTGGTCGCCGCCGATGTCGTCCTGATCGGGGCGCCGATGTACAACTTCGGGGTCCCGGCCGCCCTCAAGGCGTGGATCGACCAGGTCACGTTCCCCAAGATGGTGCTGGCCCCGCGCAAGTTCGTGGTCGCCTCCGCACGCGGCGGCGCCTACGGCCCCGGCCTGCCCCGCGAGCCGTACGACCACCAGGGCCGCTACCTCCTGGACTTCTTCCGGGGCCACTACGCCGTCGACGACGCCGAGATCATCAGCGCCGAACTGGTCAACGCGCGCGTCGACCCCGCGCTGGCCGCACGCCTCGATCAGCACCGCGAGTCGTCGGCCGAAGCCACCGGGGCGGCACGCGAACTCGCCGGGAAACTCGCCCACTTCACGATCGGAAGCACCGGCAGGGGGGAGTGA
- a CDS encoding PIG-L family deacetylase: MRLFNRFATATALPRQRGTAGPAPHLQICAHTDDDLYFMTPDLLQSVEAGVPIVSVYLTTGEADGINLAMDDPARKTAVPDFAGYTAARQHGIRAAYAAMVTGGRRAPWKRETLKVRDGVTAEIATLGENRVTLIFLNLRTGHGADGSSIIGLWRETSADLATLRPTDSPIPAKSDGRRMTRSAVIDTLADLLKHYAPSVVRIMNPDPDRTAIDQKTGEVTYADNPDHTATAFFALAALDVYERTAPEQPPAVESYLGYCNKLRPNNLSAQQAARKFSYLNVYGGEDGHDCEKAAGLCGDRPLGNRAYNRFYGQSTSYRWQPSTSWLQLRADGRLTAFGVRGGRPVRWTQDRPGGETWSGPEPLGQWPANDGRCLSRLDAVRDASGRIHVIAVRARVGAAPERQQRDLMHVVQDAATGEFGAWTDLQSPYSASAQHEPRRRSLGMPIVAVTGNSVRVVLRNFGGGLSTRLLTEEGWQPWGDLQGGALEGAAAVTLSKGTVEFYATSRMVGMGMLRWHQTTPGGAFERDYGTQLARPAAPVTLVEQSDGSLLMFSRQPGTGWVLANRQRAAGGTWNTQPEIADTTPGFGPLAHAVLPTGQAALVQRSDDHGLTLSVQPLDGSALSQEWTPLGGSPLLHAPSAALDAHGRLVIAHLDAQARLNTLALDPSDGYRPAGTPVWSAHPAPASRLAETTRV; encoded by the coding sequence ATGCGTCTGTTCAACCGTTTCGCGACCGCCACCGCCCTGCCCCGGCAGCGCGGGACCGCCGGACCGGCCCCGCACCTGCAGATCTGCGCCCACACGGACGACGACCTGTACTTCATGACGCCCGACCTGCTCCAGTCGGTCGAGGCGGGGGTGCCCATCGTCAGCGTCTATCTGACGACCGGTGAGGCCGACGGCATCAACCTGGCCATGGACGACCCCGCCCGCAAGACCGCCGTACCCGACTTCGCGGGCTACACCGCCGCCCGCCAGCACGGCATCCGCGCCGCCTACGCCGCCATGGTGACCGGCGGCCGCCGCGCCCCGTGGAAGCGCGAGACCCTGAAGGTGCGCGACGGCGTCACCGCGGAGATCGCCACCCTGGGCGAGAACCGCGTCACCCTGATCTTCCTCAACCTGCGCACCGGGCACGGCGCCGACGGCTCCAGCATCATCGGCCTGTGGCGCGAGACCAGCGCGGACCTCGCCACCCTGCGCCCCACCGACAGCCCCATCCCCGCCAAGAGCGACGGCCGGCGGATGACCCGGTCCGCGGTGATCGACACCCTCGCCGACCTGCTGAAGCACTACGCGCCCTCGGTGGTCCGCATCATGAACCCGGACCCCGACCGCACCGCCATCGACCAGAAGACCGGCGAGGTCACCTACGCCGACAACCCGGACCACACGGCCACCGCGTTCTTCGCCCTGGCCGCCCTCGATGTCTACGAGCGCACCGCGCCCGAGCAGCCGCCCGCCGTCGAGAGCTACCTCGGCTACTGCAACAAGCTGCGCCCCAACAACCTCAGCGCCCAGCAGGCCGCCCGGAAGTTCTCGTACCTGAACGTCTACGGCGGCGAGGACGGCCACGACTGCGAGAAGGCCGCGGGCCTGTGCGGCGACCGGCCGCTGGGCAACCGCGCGTACAACCGCTTCTACGGCCAGAGCACCAGCTACCGCTGGCAGCCCAGCACCAGCTGGCTCCAGTTGCGCGCCGACGGCCGGCTCACCGCCTTCGGCGTGCGCGGCGGCCGGCCGGTGCGGTGGACCCAGGACCGGCCCGGCGGCGAGACCTGGTCGGGGCCGGAGCCGCTGGGCCAGTGGCCCGCCAACGACGGCCGGTGCCTGTCCCGGCTCGACGCGGTCCGCGACGCCAGCGGCCGCATCCACGTCATCGCGGTGCGCGCCCGGGTCGGCGCCGCCCCCGAACGCCAGCAGCGCGACCTGATGCACGTCGTACAGGACGCCGCCACCGGCGAGTTCGGCGCCTGGACCGACCTCCAGAGCCCGTACAGCGCGTCGGCCCAGCACGAGCCGCGCCGCCGCTCCCTGGGCATGCCGATCGTCGCGGTCACCGGCAACAGCGTCCGGGTCGTCCTGCGCAACTTCGGCGGCGGCCTCAGCACGCGGCTGCTGACCGAGGAGGGCTGGCAGCCGTGGGGCGACCTCCAGGGCGGCGCCCTGGAGGGGGCGGCGGCGGTCACCCTGAGCAAGGGCACGGTCGAGTTCTACGCCACCAGCCGCATGGTCGGCATGGGCATGCTGCGCTGGCACCAGACCACCCCCGGCGGCGCCTTCGAGCGCGACTACGGAACCCAGCTCGCGCGCCCCGCCGCCCCTGTGACCCTCGTCGAGCAGTCGGACGGCAGCCTGCTGATGTTCTCGCGCCAGCCCGGCACCGGCTGGGTCCTGGCCAACCGCCAGCGGGCGGCGGGCGGCACCTGGAACACCCAGCCCGAGATCGCCGACACCACGCCCGGCTTCGGCCCGCTCGCCCACGCCGTCCTGCCCACCGGCCAGGCCGCCCTGGTCCAGCGCAGCGACGACCACGGCCTGACCCTGTCGGTGCAGCCCCTGGACGGCAGCGCCCTGAGCCAGGAGTGGACCCCGCTGGGCGGCAGCCCTCTGCTGCACGCCCCGTCCGCGGCCCTGGACGCCCACGGCAGGCTCGTGATCGCCCACCTCGACGCCCAGGCACGCCTCAACACCCTGGCCCTGGACCCGTCCGACGGCTACCGCCCCGCCGGTACCCCGGTCTGGTCCGCGCACCCGGCCCCGGCCTCCCGCCTGGCGGAAACGACCCGGGTCTGA